The DNA sequence CTTCTTGCGTACCTTCATGAATTGCCACAATTCCCCAACAATAGCAAATTTGCTTCTTGCCACGAGTCTTTTCTCCTATGAATATGAACTCTTTAGAATGTTCGTGAAGCGTGTTTCGGATCGAACTTGCTCAGGTCACGTTTCACCCAATAGCTTTTTGCCGACTTATCAATCTTCTCGTCAAGCAGGTCTTTGCCGAGCGCTCGCATCAACAAGCCGATTGGCGTGACGATAAGATAGAAAAAAATACCGAGAAAAATGCGTGTCCAAAACCAGCCGAGGATGAATGCAAACTTCATCCACGCATAGTGGAAATGCTTCATCACGGGATATGCAACATGGCATAAGGCGTAGATTGCGATGCCTGCAGGCAGAAAGATCTTCCACCAGAATGCCGACATTCCTCCACTCCAATCCCAGCCCGTCCAACCGGTCGTGTGACTATTCTTTATGAAGATAAAGGCAGCTATGGCCGTAAAGACAATAAGGAATGCTTTCCCGGTCTTCTTCACTGCCTCTTGCGAGGTATCTACTTTTTCAATCAAGTTCGAACTCCTTCATCCAATCTGAATCTTGTTCAAGTGGTTTCTGTTGTGTTTTCGCAACGATGTAATTTCCAATGACCAGGTAATCCATATGCGTTCGCATCAGGCATTTGTACGCCTCCGCCGGACGGCAGACAATCGGTTCGCCGCGAACGTTAAACGACGTATTAATGATAACCGGACATCCGGTTTTCTTGTAGAACGCATTAATGAGATCGTAGTACATCGGGTTGGTTTCCCGGACAACCGTTTGAATACGGGCGGAGTAATCAACGTGAGTGATCGCAGGAACGTCTGAACGCGGCACGTTCAGTTTATCAATACCGAACAGTGCCTCTTCCTCTGCTGTCATTTTTACGCGACGATCCTTGACGACATCCGCGACAAGAAGCATGTACGGGCTTTCACATTCCATTTCGAAATAGTCCGAAACCTTTTCGCGCAGCACCGACGGAGCAAAGGGCCGGAACGATTCGCGGAATTTGATTTTCAGATTCATGATGGATTGCATCTTGGGCGAACGTGCATCGCCGATAATGCTTCTGCCGCCGAGTGCACGGGGGCCGAATTCCATTCTTCCCTGAAACCACCCTATGACGTTTTCGTTTGCGATGAGCTCGGCAACGGTATCGGCCAGTTCTTCCGGCGCTACCTTCTGATACACTATCTCGTTCATTCGAAGGAAATGTTCGATCTCGGCATCCGCGTACACGGGCCCGAGGTATGATCCCGCCTGCGAATCCTTGACGTTATCGGCTTGCCGTGGATTGTTCAAGTACACATGCCATGTGTACAATGCGGCACCGAGTGCACCGCCTGCATCGCCTGCAGCAGGTTGAATCCAGATATTCTCAAACGGACCTTCACGCAGGACGCGTCCGTTGCCGACACAGTTCAAGGCCACACCGCCTGCAAGCACAAGGTTTTTCTGTCCCGTTTCCTTGTGCACATGGCGTGTCTGTCGCAACATGACTTCCTCGGTGACTTCCTGAACGGAACGGGCGAGATCCATTTCCCTTTGAGTGAGTTTCGTCTCGCCAACACGGGGCGGACCTCCGAACAAGTCGGCAAACTTGTCGTTGGTCATCCTCAAACCTGCACAGTAGTCGAAGAACTCCATGTTCATCTTGAATGAACCATCTTCCTTCAAATCAAGGATATGATCATAGATCTGTTGCACATACTTCGGCTCGCCGTACGGCGCAAGACCCATCACTTTGTATTCTGCTGAATTGACTTTGAAACCTGTGAAGTACGTGAAGGCCGAATACAGCAATCCGAGCGAATGCGGAAAGTTCAGTTCGCCATGAATCCTCAATTCATTCCCGTTACCCACACCGTAACTTGTGGTCGTCCATTCTCCTACTCCGTCAAGCGTCAGGAATGCAGCTTCTTTGTACGGTGACGGGAAAAATGCAGATGCTGCATGTGATTCATGATGTTCCGGAAATAGTATTTCTCCTTCATACCCCAGATCCTTTTCAATCATGTTGGGGATCCAGAGTTTATCCCTCAGCCACAACGGCATTGCCATGAAGAACGATTGAATACCCCGGGGAGCATATGCAAGATAGGTTTCGAGAAGGCGTTCAAACTTGAGCAATGGCTTATCATAGAACGCGACGTAGGAGAGATCGTTTGCGGTGATCTTTCCTTCCGTCAGGCAATATTCGATCGCGTTCTTCGGGAAGTTGAAGTCGTGCTTCTTTCTCGTGAAGCGTTCTTCCTGCGCTGCTGCAATGATCTTGCCGTCTTTGACAAGCGCGGCCGCAGAGTCGTGATAGTAGGCCGAAATGCCCAAAATGTACATTACTCTTCTCGCTGGTGTGTTATTGTGTGGTGTGATTATTCAAAGATATTCAAAACATATCAAATTGATGTGCCGTAAGCCACAACTCGCGCACGGCAAGATGTGCCGCATTTACAGCTGGAACGAGCGTATGTACTCCACCATTCGTTCGCAGTCTTCCAGTGATTCCACGGGCTTTGCCTCTCCGCCCTGAGCGGCAAGGTCGTGATGCTCTTGAATGCTGAGCACCGAAAGCTGATTACTCTTAATCTCTTCTATACTTTTGCTTGCAGAAGCGGCGGCAGCAAGCGTGGTAATAAAAGGAACTTTGTATTCCATTGCTGTCCGCCCGATAGCATGCTCATCTTCACGAGATGTTTGACCCAACGGGGTCAGGATTATCAACTGTACCCAACCGTTCTTGATAATATCAACGATGTTCAGCGTCCAGTTCCCCGCTTTGAGAACCGGCCGATTGGGGATACCATTGTCAGTAAGAAAATGTGATGTGCCCTCGGTAGAGAGAATATTAAACCCGAGCCGAACATAGCTTCTAATAATATTTGCAGCCCGCTCTTTTTTGTCGTTATCGTTCAAGCTGATAAAGATCGTTCCGGCCTGTGGCAACGCCAGACCCGCGGCGATTGACGCTTTTGCAAAGGAGACTCCGAAACTATCGGAGATGCCCATCACTTCACCCGTTGATCGCATCTCTGGCCCGAGAAAATGCCGCGCTTGGGGGAACTTGTTGAACGGGAACACCGACTCCTTTACAGAAACGTGTTTCGCCCAACTGAATCCTCTCACATCCAAATCCTTCAACTTTCTGCCAACCATGAGTTTCGCGGCTATTTTCGCCAGCGGTACACCCGTTGCCTTGCTGACGAACGGAACCGTGCGTGAGGCTCTCGGGTTTACTTCCAACACATACACAACCCCATCCTGCATCGCATATTGGACGTTCACAAGACCCACAACGTTAAGCGCAAGTGCGAGCTTCCGTGTGTAGGTCATCAGGGTATGAAGCTGTTGAGCAGTAATATGATAGGGGGGAAGAACGCATGAACTGTCGCCGGAATGGATTCCCGCTTCCTCGATATGCTGCATCACACCGCCGATATACACATCTTCACCGTCACTGACGGCATCAACATCGAACTCGAATGCATCCTCAAGAAATCTGTCGATCAATACGGGATGTTCCGGGGATGCAAATACCGCTTTCTGCATGTACTCCCGCAACGCCTCATCGCTGTAGCAAATCTCCATCGCCCGACCGCCAAGAACGTATGACGGGCGAACGAGAACGGGATAGCCGATTGCTGCTGTAATCTCCAACGCTTCATCAATATTTGAGGCAGTTCCCCACGGCGGACATGGAATTTCCAGGTCCTTCAGCAGTTTTCCGAAGCGCTTTCTGTCTTCCGCAAGATCGATTCCCTCGGTTGAAGTTCCGATGATCTTGAAGCCATTCGCCTCAAGCGCCTTGGCAATCTTCAGCGGTGTCTGGCCGCCAAAACTGACGATAATCCCGTCGGGCCTTTCGCGCTCGCAAATGTTCAGCACATCTTCCAACGTCAGGGGTTCGAAATACAGCTTGTCGGTTGTATCGTAATCCGTTGAAACAGTTTCGGGATTGCAGTTGATCATGATGGTCTCGTACCCTTCCTCCTCAAGACCCATCACGCCGTGAACGCAACAATAGTCGAACTCAATTCCTTGCCCGATCCGGTTCGGTCCGCCGCCGAGGATGATGACCTTTTTTCTGTCAGACCGAAGTGATTCGTTCTCGGTTTCATACGTCGAGTAGTGATACGGCGTTTCCGCAGCAAACTCTGCGGCACACGTGTCGACAGTCTTGAACACAGGAATCACGTCAAGCGTCTTGCGAAGGTCGCGGATTTTCTTTTCCTCCGTCTTCCAGAGCGTAGCAAGCTGGCGGTCGGAAAAGCCGTACTCTTTCGCTTTCAGCAAAATGTCGCGGGTGATCTTCTTCACCGATGTCTCCCTATCGCTTCACGCATCAATGGAATATCCCTTCAATTCTTCTTCCATGCCGACAATCTGTTTAATATTGAATAGGAACCAGGGATCGATCTTGGTAATCGCAAACAACTCATCTATCGACATTCCGAGCAAAAAGCCGTACCGGAGATAGAAAATATTCTCGGGCCGTGAGCGTGAGAGTTGTTTTTTGATTTTCTGTTTCCACTCTTCCCTTTCTTCGGGAGAGAGAGTGGCCGGGTCGAAGGAATCCTTGCCGTCGGAGCCAAGTCCGAAACGTCCCTGCTCAAGCGACCGAAGGGCTTTCTGAAGGGCTTCCTTGAATGTTCGTCCGAATGCCATTGCCTCGCCGACCGATTTCATTTGTATCCCGAGCGAGCTGTCCACACCCTTGAACTTCTCAAAATCCCAACGCGGAATCTTCACGACGGTGTAGTCAATTGTCGGCTCAAAGGAAGCCGGCGTGAGTTTGGTAATGTCGTTTGGGATTTCATCAAGAGTGTAGCCAACTGCCAACTTTGCAGCAATCTTTGCAATGGGGAACCCTGTTGCTTTTGAAGCAAGGGCTGATGATCGGGAGACACGCGGATTCATTTCGATAACGAGCCGGCGGCCCGTTTGCGGGTTGACGGCAAACTGAATATTCGATCCGCCCGTTTCAACTCCGATGGCACGAATGATCGTGAGAGCATCATCGCGCATCGCCTCATATTCCTTATCTGTCAGCGTCTGCTGGGGGGCACACGTAATCGAGTCGCCGGTATGCACACCCATCGGGTCGAAATTCTCGATCGAACAGATAATAACAACATTATCCTTTAAGTCCCGCATTACTTCCAGCTCGTACTCTTTCCACCCGAGGATGGATTCTTCCAGCAGTACTTCGTGAATCGGGCTGGCTTCAAGTCCATGTTCAAGTTTCTCGATGAACTCGTCGCCGTTTTCCGCAATGCCGCCCCCGGAGCCCCCGAGTGTAAAAGAAGGCCGGATGATAATAGGAAAGTTGATCCAGCTGGCAAGCTTTAACCCTTCTTCGATTGAACGGACAAAACCGCCGCGTGGGGTATCGATTCCCACTTCATCCATGGTCTTCTTGAACAGTTCGCGATCCTCTGCTTTTTCAATCGCTTCAAGTTTCGCCCCGATGAGTTCAACATTATGCCGGGCGAGGACACCGCTTTTTGCCAGGGCAACGGCGGTATTCAGTGCGGTTTGCCCTCCCATGGTTGGGAGAATTGCATCGGGATGTTCCCGTTCGATAATCTTCTCAACAAATGCGGGAGTGATGGGTTCAATGTAGGTTCGGTCAGCCATATCCGGGTCTGTCATGATAGTCGCCGGATTGCTGTTGACAAGAATAATGCGGTAGCCCTCTTCACGCAACACTTTGCAGGCTTGCGTGCCTGAGTAATCAAACTCGCAAGCTTGCCCAATGATGATAGGCCCCGCACCTATGATCAGGATGGAATTAAGATCAGTTCGCTTTGGCAAAAGAACAAGTCCCCGAAATCGTGTGGTTTCAAATATAACAATCTGCTTTGTATGAGGCAAAGTTTTATATCACAAAAAGCACGGGCGATTCGCAATGAATCACCCATGTCTCGCATTCATTCAAAATCCCAATGAATAACCGTTTTAGGTGGAGAGGATGGTAGCAAGCCGCCACAGATCTTTGTCTATCGACTTGCGTTTTGTCCATGTTTCTTTGAGTGGTGTGAACGAGATTTTCCCGTGAATTTCACCCACCATTATTCCACTTTGTCCTTCAAGCAGGGCATCAACCGCGGCCACGCCAAGCCGGCTCGTGAGCAAACGATCGCGGGCTGTCGGGGATCCTCCCCGTTGGATATGCCCCAGCACGCAAATCCTGTAATCGTATCCGGCGGCATCCTTGATTCTCTCCGCCAGGCTGAGGGCTCCACCTGATTCTTCCCCTTCGGCGACTATGATTATCGCGCTGCTCTTGTGACGTTTTGAACCGGCAAGGGCCTCTTCCAATTCGGAAATATTGGTCTGGGTTTCCGGTACTGCAATGTGTTCAGAACCGGATGTGATTCCGACGTCCAGCGCGATAAATCCGGAATCGCGACCCATCACTTCAACATAAAAAAGGCGATCATGGGACGCGGCAGTGTCACGAATCTTGTCAATCGCCTCCACGGCGGTGTTTACTGCCGTATCATACCCGATGGTATAGTCTGTTCCAAAGAGATCGTTGTCGATTGTTCCCGGCACTCCGATAATGGACACGTGGTGTTCCTCGGCCAACTTCGTCGCTCCCTGGAAAGTTCCATCGCCCCCGATTGCGACAAGTCCGTCGATGTCGGCATTCTTCAGATTTCCGGCTGCCCGGGCCCGACCTTCCGCTGTACGAAACTGCTCCGAGCGTGCAGTCCGGAGTATGGTTCCGCCACGCTGAATAATGTTCGAAACTGAACGCGCCTGAAGATCAACAAATCTCCCCTCGATCATCCCTTCATACCCGTATTGAATCCCCACTACTTCCAGCCCGTTGTAAATTGCGCTGCGTACAACGGCTCGGACACAGGCATTCATGCCCGGGGCGTCACCACCGCTTGTAAACACTCCAATTTTCTTCATAACGTTTGTGCGAAGCGAACATTCACAAATTCGGTTTAAAATCTATCCAACAACCGTTTGAAATGCAAAGAAATTCCTTGCGCAATCTTGAATCTTCACTTCAATATCGCTATGTTCATCTGGCGATCATCATATCCTTCCGGTCGCTGCTTCTTTCTACCCTGCTTCCGGCAGAACGCAAACCTTATTCATTAACACTGAAAGGTTTCTATGTCGTCAAACAATGAACGGTGGGGCTCGCGTGTCGGGTTGGTGCTGGCAATGGCCGGCAACG is a window from the Bacteroidota bacterium genome containing:
- the pfkA gene encoding 6-phosphofructokinase is translated as MKKIGVFTSGGDAPGMNACVRAVVRSAIYNGLEVVGIQYGYEGMIEGRFVDLQARSVSNIIQRGGTILRTARSEQFRTAEGRARAAGNLKNADIDGLVAIGGDGTFQGATKLAEEHHVSIIGVPGTIDNDLFGTDYTIGYDTAVNTAVEAIDKIRDTAASHDRLFYVEVMGRDSGFIALDVGITSGSEHIAVPETQTNISELEEALAGSKRHKSSAIIIVAEGEESGGALSLAERIKDAAGYDYRICVLGHIQRGGSPTARDRLLTSRLGVAAVDALLEGQSGIMVGEIHGKISFTPLKETWTKRKSIDKDLWRLATILST
- the carB gene encoding carbamoyl-phosphate synthase large subunit, whose translation is MKKITRDILLKAKEYGFSDRQLATLWKTEEKKIRDLRKTLDVIPVFKTVDTCAAEFAAETPYHYSTYETENESLRSDRKKVIILGGGPNRIGQGIEFDYCCVHGVMGLEEEGYETIMINCNPETVSTDYDTTDKLYFEPLTLEDVLNICERERPDGIIVSFGGQTPLKIAKALEANGFKIIGTSTEGIDLAEDRKRFGKLLKDLEIPCPPWGTASNIDEALEITAAIGYPVLVRPSYVLGGRAMEICYSDEALREYMQKAVFASPEHPVLIDRFLEDAFEFDVDAVSDGEDVYIGGVMQHIEEAGIHSGDSSCVLPPYHITAQQLHTLMTYTRKLALALNVVGLVNVQYAMQDGVVYVLEVNPRASRTVPFVSKATGVPLAKIAAKLMVGRKLKDLDVRGFSWAKHVSVKESVFPFNKFPQARHFLGPEMRSTGEVMGISDSFGVSFAKASIAAGLALPQAGTIFISLNDNDKKERAANIIRSYVRLGFNILSTEGTSHFLTDNGIPNRPVLKAGNWTLNIVDIIKNGWVQLIILTPLGQTSREDEHAIGRTAMEYKVPFITTLAAAASASKSIEEIKSNQLSVLSIQEHHDLAAQGGEAKPVESLEDCERMVEYIRSFQL
- the carB gene encoding carbamoyl-phosphate synthase large subunit, coding for MPKRTDLNSILIIGAGPIIIGQACEFDYSGTQACKVLREEGYRIILVNSNPATIMTDPDMADRTYIEPITPAFVEKIIEREHPDAILPTMGGQTALNTAVALAKSGVLARHNVELIGAKLEAIEKAEDRELFKKTMDEVGIDTPRGGFVRSIEEGLKLASWINFPIIIRPSFTLGGSGGGIAENGDEFIEKLEHGLEASPIHEVLLEESILGWKEYELEVMRDLKDNVVIICSIENFDPMGVHTGDSITCAPQQTLTDKEYEAMRDDALTIIRAIGVETGGSNIQFAVNPQTGRRLVIEMNPRVSRSSALASKATGFPIAKIAAKLAVGYTLDEIPNDITKLTPASFEPTIDYTVVKIPRWDFEKFKGVDSSLGIQMKSVGEAMAFGRTFKEALQKALRSLEQGRFGLGSDGKDSFDPATLSPEEREEWKQKIKKQLSRSRPENIFYLRYGFLLGMSIDELFAITKIDPWFLFNIKQIVGMEEELKGYSIDA
- a CDS encoding carbamoyltransferase, translated to MYILGISAYYHDSAAALVKDGKIIAAAQEERFTRKKHDFNFPKNAIEYCLTEGKITANDLSYVAFYDKPLLKFERLLETYLAYAPRGIQSFFMAMPLWLRDKLWIPNMIEKDLGYEGEILFPEHHESHAASAFFPSPYKEAAFLTLDGVGEWTTTSYGVGNGNELRIHGELNFPHSLGLLYSAFTYFTGFKVNSAEYKVMGLAPYGEPKYVQQIYDHILDLKEDGSFKMNMEFFDYCAGLRMTNDKFADLFGGPPRVGETKLTQREMDLARSVQEVTEEVMLRQTRHVHKETGQKNLVLAGGVALNCVGNGRVLREGPFENIWIQPAAGDAGGALGAALYTWHVYLNNPRQADNVKDSQAGSYLGPVYADAEIEHFLRMNEIVYQKVAPEELADTVAELIANENVIGWFQGRMEFGPRALGGRSIIGDARSPKMQSIMNLKIKFRESFRPFAPSVLREKVSDYFEMECESPYMLLVADVVKDRRVKMTAEEEALFGIDKLNVPRSDVPAITHVDYSARIQTVVRETNPMYYDLINAFYKKTGCPVIINTSFNVRGEPIVCRPAEAYKCLMRTHMDYLVIGNYIVAKTQQKPLEQDSDWMKEFELD